A region from the Anaeromyxobacter diazotrophicus genome encodes:
- the acuI gene encoding acrylyl-CoA reductase (NADPH): protein MFRAILVEKTASGSAARLTELDDAQLPDGDVTVRVEWSTLNYKDALAITGRSPVVRKFPMVPGIDVAGTVEASRAPGFAPGDAVVLNGWGLGETRFGGLAERARVEAEPLVKVPPPFGTREAAAIGTAGFTAMLSVLALERHGVTPDQGEVLVTGAAGGVGSVAIALLARRGFAVVASTGRPAEADYLRGLGAARVIDRAELAAPGKPLGAERWAGAIDAVGSHTLANACAQTRAHGAVAACGLAGGMDFPATVAPFILRGVALYGIDSVRAPPPLRRQAWARLAADLDPAKLAALTTEIGLADALAAAPGLLAGQVRGRIAVDVRR from the coding sequence ATGTTCAGGGCCATCCTGGTCGAGAAGACGGCGTCCGGCAGCGCCGCGCGGCTCACGGAGCTGGACGACGCGCAGCTCCCCGACGGCGACGTGACCGTGCGCGTGGAGTGGTCGACGCTCAACTACAAGGACGCGCTCGCCATCACCGGTCGTTCACCGGTGGTGAGGAAGTTCCCCATGGTGCCCGGCATCGACGTGGCCGGCACGGTGGAGGCGAGCCGCGCGCCGGGGTTCGCGCCGGGCGACGCCGTGGTGCTGAATGGCTGGGGCCTCGGCGAGACGCGCTTCGGCGGGCTGGCCGAGCGGGCGCGGGTGGAGGCCGAGCCGCTGGTGAAGGTGCCGCCGCCGTTCGGGACCCGCGAGGCGGCCGCCATCGGCACCGCCGGGTTCACCGCCATGCTCTCGGTGCTGGCGCTGGAGCGGCACGGGGTCACGCCGGACCAGGGCGAGGTGCTCGTCACCGGGGCCGCCGGCGGGGTGGGGAGCGTCGCCATCGCCTTGCTGGCGCGGCGCGGATTCGCGGTGGTCGCCTCGACCGGCCGGCCGGCCGAGGCCGACTACCTGCGCGGCCTCGGCGCCGCGCGCGTGATCGACCGCGCCGAGCTGGCGGCGCCGGGCAAGCCGCTCGGAGCCGAGCGCTGGGCGGGCGCCATCGACGCGGTCGGCAGCCACACGCTCGCCAACGCCTGCGCCCAGACCCGCGCCCACGGCGCGGTCGCCGCCTGCGGCCTGGCCGGCGGGATGGACTTCCCGGCCACAGTGGCGCCCTTCATCCTGCGCGGCGTCGCGCTGTACGGCATCGACAGCGTGCGCGCGCCGCCCCCCCTGCGGCGCCAGGCGTGGGCGCGGCTCGCGGCCGACCTCGACCCGGCCAAGCTCGCCGCGCTCACGACCGAGATCGGGCTGGCGGACGCGCTCGCCGCCGCGCCCGGGCTCCTCGCCGGCCAGGTGCGCGGCCGGATCGCGGTCGACGTGCGCCGTTGA